The following DNA comes from Paraburkholderia sp. PGU19.
GAATGGGTTGCCCATGAATGTCGAGGAGCTGTCACAGCATCGCGCGGTCAACTTCCGCTTTTCGTCAGGCAGGATATATCAGTGGGAGTTCAAAGTGGACGGTCAATTAATCAAGTACGCCCCCACGGCACACTTGACCTTTAACGACGCAGATCTTGTGCTCAATGCCGTCCTCGACGGACAAGGCATTGCACAGATGGCTGGGTATCAGGTTTTCGATCACATCGCAAAGGGAAAACTGGTTCCCTGCTTGCTGCATTATGCTCCCGATGACCAAAACCATTTCCTGTGCTACTTGAGCAAACAGCACATGCCGTCCCGGATGCGACTCTTTATCGACTTTACGATCGACCAGATAAGGATGCTCAATCTTCAGTGTGCAGTGGACGCAATGCCTCCGCCAGCCCTTCCGGGGGTGCACGGTGAAACCTAATCTGTCTGCTGGACGGCGCCAATCAAGTTGGCACGACCGGCCGTGCTGCTTGACGCTTTCCGGTCTGCTTTCACCGCGGTGATTAGTCTGCCCACTCGTGTCGCCTGTGGCGGAAGTTCTGGGTTTCTAGATTGACGAGGCACGGCTAGCGGTATGGTCTCCGAAGGTATTTATCCGGATATGTGCAGGGCGTGCGCCCATCACGGCACCAGCAACTTTCGACATGTCAATCTGCGGCCGCTCGTACCCGGGCTTATCTTTCTCTTGAAACGTGGGAGTTATGTCATGCCAAGACCTACCAACCCGGAAGTCCGCTCGCGCCTTCTATCGCGCGGTGGCGAAGTGGTATATGAGCGCGGTTTCAACGGTTGTGGTGTGCAGGACATCACAACCGCAGCCGGCGTACCGAAGGGGTCTTTTTACAATTACTTCGAGAGCAAGGAAGCATTTGCTTGCGAAATTCTAGAAGAATATTGGCTTTCGATTACAACTCGGATTGCACCGGTACTATATGAAGCGCGCATCAAGCCGCTCAAACGAATTGCGCGCTTCTTCAAGGACCTTTCCGAGGATCATGCCATACGAAACTTCAGCTATGGGTGTTTAATCGGAAACATATCTCTTGAATTATCCAACGGCAGTGAGGACACGCGGTTAAGGCTTGCAAACTTGTTGACGCGCTGGGAACGAGCGCTAGCCGAATGTTTGAGTGAAGCACAGGAGCGAGGTGAACTGTCCGTAGGACGGAATACCGGCGAACTTGCAGCGATTCTAGTAGAGGCCTACGAGGGGGCAGTTATGCGCAGTAAGGTCGAACAGAGTGGTGCGACCTTTGATCGGTTTGACGCCGTTGTGCTGCCGCGATTACTGGCGTAAATTTTTTCTCTCAGTAATGAAAGAATCATACGTTGAAGGCCTAGCTAGCCACGGCGGCCCCGAGTCATGCGTGTGTATCCGCGAGGCTGCAGGCGAAGCGTTGATAGGGGTACGCGCGGGCCGGGTATTGAGCCGCGTAATAGAGCCTCGAGGCTTGCTGCCGCATTGGGGAGGCAGTAGCGGACCCCGCGCGGTCAGAGACCCTGTGCACGTGCGGAAACACTTTGCTCGGGCACCGGGAAATCCCGCGCTCTACTGGACCCCGCTGGGAAGCGCTGGGTGCAGTGCGCATCGTGAAGCCTGAGGGCGTACGACGATGAGTCATGGGCGCGGGAAGTGCGTAATACTTGGGAAGCTGCCGAACAAGGCTGCGGGTGAAACTCCTGCGGCGGCGGAGGGGGTGGAGGGGAGGCGGCAGGCCAAGGGAAATGCAGTCGCGGCGCGCATGTCCCGCAGTTCGGGGCGGGAATATGGCATGGGAACGGCGCTCGACGGCATACGACAGACGGCCAAAGGCCGACCGGGTGCGAAGTTCACCAACCTGATGCATCACATCTACGCGGTCGACCGCCTGCGGGCAGCCTACTATGCGCTTAAGCGCAAGGCTGCTGCCGGCGTGGACGGCGAGACATGGCAGTCGTACGGGCTGGACCTCGAGGCGCGGCTTCTGGACCTGTCCGCCCGGCTGGCCGGAGGGGCTTACCGGCCCCAGCCTGTCAGACGCGCGTACATCGACAAGGCAGACGGCAGCAAGCGCGCGCTGGGCGTACCGGCACTGGAAGACAAGGTCGTCCAGCTTGCTATGGTCGAGGTACATAACGCGATTTATGAACAGAATTTCGTCGGGTTCAGCTACGGCTTCCGTCCCGGCAAAAGCGCGCACAACGCGCTCGACGCTGTGAGCGTGGGGGTGGGACAGCGGAAGGTGAACTAGATACTCGATGCGGACATCAGCAAGTTCTACGACACGATCGAACACGACTGGCTGATCAGATTCATCGAGCACCGGGTGGCGGACACACGGGTCGTGCGGCTCATCAAGAAGTGGCTGCATGCCGGTGTGCTGGAGTACGGCAGGTTGGCGCAGAGTGAAATCGGTACCGTTCAGGGCGGCAGCATCTCGCCGCTGCTGTTGAACATCTACCTTCATTGTGCGTTCGACCTGTGGGTGAAGCAGTGGCGTGCGCGGCACGCTGAAGGCGACATGATTGTGGTGCGTTATGCCGACGATTGGGTCGCTGGGTTCCAGTACGTACGGGACGCGGATCGCTTCCAGCGCGAAGTGACCGAACGGCTGGCCCGCTTCGGCTTGAAGCTGCGCGAGAGCAAGACGCGGCTGATCGAGTTTGGGCGCTTTGCGAAGTTCTCCGGGACCTTTGCGCACGCGAATCGATACAGCCCGATCAGGTGATTCTGCATTCGGAGAACGGCGGCCCGATGAAAGGCGCGACGATGCTCGCCACCCTCCGAGCGCTGGGTGTCATGCCATCGTTGAGTCGTCCAGGCGTAAGCAACGACACCCCTTACTCCGAGTCACTGTTCAAAACCCTGAAGTACCGGCCCGCTTACCCGCTCAAGGCGTTCGACACCCTGTTTGCCGCACGCGCCTGGGTGGGAGCACTGGTGCGCTGGTACAACCACGAACATCGTCACAGTGCGATCCGGTTCGTGACGCCGGCGCAGCGCCATGCGAATCTCGATCAGGACATCCTGGATCGACGGACCGCGCTCTACGAGAGCGCTAGGCAGCGCAATCAGCTTCGATGGAGATGCCGCACGCGCAACTGGCAACGCATAGATGCCGTTCATCTGAACCCGGATCGCGTCGACCACCAGGGTGTCGCCCCACAACCACCTAACCAGGAGAGAAAGGCCGCCTGAAATTTATTCGTTGAGGCGACAACTAGCTTGAAAATTTCCGCCGCCTCATTTTACATTGACGAACGCGCCAATTTGACAGTGCCTCACAAACATTCGCAATCAGGCAGGGCCGAGCAATTGAGCGGAACTGGTTCGCGCATTCGATCTACACACTGTAGCCGGCTTCGCCAGGATAAACGATCCAGTTCCGGCTGCGCATGGACGCCGATCTGTTTGTCAATCCCTCGATTGACTTACCGTTCCATGTCGAAGCTCACATCCGTCAGCTGTTCACTGACCAGTCATCATCGCAGCACGCCGATTCTGGCTCATCCGCTCAATCCCGCTGCGCGCATCGCAAGGTGCAACAGGCTGGCGACGACGCCGAGCGCGGCAACGCTCGCCGTCCAAAGGGCAACGAGCCATGCAAAGCGGGTTCCCCATTCACGCAGGCTGCTGCGATGCTTTTCCATCAGTGATAGTGCTCGTCTTGCCGGACTTTGCCGCGGAACACGTAGTAAGACCAAGTTGTGTACATCAGGATGAACGGAATGATGAACAGCGCGCCGAGCAGGGTGAAACCCTGGCTCTGCAGCGGCGCGGCAGCATCCCAGATCGATATGCTAGGTGGGACGATATCTGGCCAGATGCTGATCGCGAGCCCGGTGTAGCCGAGAAATGTCAGGGCGAGTACATGGAGGAACGGTCCGGCTTGAGGCGAATGTCGCAATGACCGCCTCAGAGCATACACGGACAACAGCACCAGCAGCGGGACCGGTGAAAACCAGAGAAGATTCGGCAGGCTAAACCATCGTTGCGCAATGCGCGGATGCGCCAGTGGCGTCCAGAGGCTCACAATGACGATGACAGCCAGCAGCACCCAGACCAGATGGCCGGCCAGACGGATCATCGTGCGTTGCAGGCCATGCTCTGTCTTCATGATCAGCCACGTGGCGCCGAGCAGCGCGTACGCGGTGACCACGCCAACACCGCAGAGAAGTGGAAACGGGCGCAGCCAGTCCAGCGGTCCACCGGTGAAGACGTAACCGCTCACCTTTACGCCGTCGATATACGCACCCAGCGCTACGCCCTGGAAGAACGACGCGACGAGCGAGCCCCCGGCGAACGACGCGTCCCATACAGGCCGTTCGCGATCGTTTGCCTTGAAACGGAATTCAAAGGCGACGCCGCGGAAAATCAGCCCGAGCAGCATGAACACGAGTGGCAGATACAGCGCACTGAGCAAAATCGCATATGCGGTGGGAAATGCGGCG
Coding sequences within:
- a CDS encoding DUF2474 domain-containing protein, which gives rise to MEKHRSSLREWGTRFAWLVALWTASVAALGVVASLLHLAMRAAGLSG
- a CDS encoding reverse transcriptase domain-containing protein encodes the protein MEHRVADTRVVRLIKKWLHAGVLEYGRLAQSEIGTVQGGSISPLLLNIYLHCAFDLWVKQWRARHAEGDMIVVRYADDWVAGFQYVRDADRFQREVTERLARFGLKLRESKTRLIEFGRFAKFSGTFAHANRYSPIR
- a CDS encoding TetR/AcrR family transcriptional regulator; translated protein: MPRPTNPEVRSRLLSRGGEVVYERGFNGCGVQDITTAAGVPKGSFYNYFESKEAFACEILEEYWLSITTRIAPVLYEARIKPLKRIARFFKDLSEDHAIRNFSYGCLIGNISLELSNGSEDTRLRLANLLTRWERALAECLSEAQERGELSVGRNTGELAAILVEAYEGAVMRSKVEQSGATFDRFDAVVLPRLLA
- the cydB gene encoding cytochrome d ubiquinol oxidase subunit II → MGFDMSLVWALIIFVGVMMYVVMDGFDLGIGLLFPFVSARADRDMMMNTVAPVWDGNETWLVLGGAGLLAAFPTAYAILLSALYLPLVFMLLGLIFRGVAFEFRFKANDRERPVWDASFAGGSLVASFFQGVALGAYIDGVKVSGYVFTGGPLDWLRPFPLLCGVGVVTAYALLGATWLIMKTEHGLQRTMIRLAGHLVWVLLAVIVIVSLWTPLAHPRIAQRWFSLPNLLWFSPVPLLVLLSVYALRRSLRHSPQAGPFLHVLALTFLGYTGLAISIWPDIVPPSISIWDAAAPLQSQGFTLLGALFIIPFILMYTTWSYYVFRGKVRQDEHYH